The Chloroflexota bacterium sequence CCGATGCCCAGGCACGGGATGCGCACGGCGCGGGAGATTTCGCGCATGAGCGCGAGGCCTTCGGGCGTCTTGCCCGGCTTGGAGCGCGTCTCATACAGCGTGCCGACGATGAGATAGTCGGCGCCTTGCGCCTCGGCGGTGCGCGCGGCATCCACGCTGTGGACGGAGCGGCCGATGAGCAGATTAGCCCCGGCGACGCGGCGGGCCTCCACAGTGGGCATGGAGGCCTCCGCCAGGTGGACGCCATCGGCCCCGGCGGCAATGGCGAGATCCACGCGCTCGTTGACGATGAGGAGGGCGCGGCCCGCGATGCGCGCCTTGACGGCCCTTGCCAGGGCAAAGAGTTCGCCGCCGGGCAGGTCCTTCTCGCGCACCTGGACCATGGTGACGCCGCCTGCGACGGCCGCCGCGATCTTCTCGGGCAGCAGGTCAACGCTGCAGAGCGAGCGATCGGTGACGAGGCAGAGCGGGGCTACT is a genomic window containing:
- the thiE gene encoding thiamine phosphate synthase, whose protein sequence is MVHSQVAPLCLVTDRSLCSVDLLPEKIAAAVAGGVTMVQVREKDLPGGELFALARAVKARIAGRALLIVNERVDLAIAAGADGVHLAEASMPTVEARRVAGANLLIGRSVHSVDAARTAEAQGADYLIVGTLYETRSKPGKTPEGLALMREISRAVRIPCLGIGGVTAHNAPEVLKAGAKGVAVVSAILSAYDAQRAARELRLAVAPLKAAK